The Chitinophagales bacterium genome has a segment encoding these proteins:
- a CDS encoding 1-acyl-sn-glycerol-3-phosphate acyltransferase gives MIWIFRWLFKLKGWKLQTEMIHQYKQSIVLAAPHTSNWDAIIALAAFSLMGLKVRFTLKKEWFRFPFKRMMTNLGGIAIDRTPKKVGEERLSMVDAMVNLFNENKDLHIMITPEGTRSLRTEWKTGFYYAAHKAKVPILCGYLDYKKKIAGIGKIIDSSLPLEECMKQMMDFYKTINGKFPEKFSVDKRYA, from the coding sequence ATGATATGGATATTTAGATGGTTGTTTAAATTGAAAGGTTGGAAATTACAAACCGAAATGATACATCAATACAAGCAATCGATAGTTTTAGCTGCACCACATACCAGCAATTGGGACGCCATTATTGCTTTGGCTGCATTTAGTTTAATGGGTTTAAAAGTACGATTTACACTTAAAAAAGAATGGTTTAGATTTCCGTTTAAACGCATGATGACGAATTTAGGTGGTATTGCTATAGATAGAACACCAAAAAAAGTTGGAGAGGAAAGACTGAGTATGGTTGATGCTATGGTTAATCTGTTTAATGAAAATAAAGACTTACACATTATGATTACACCAGAAGGCACGCGTTCTTTAAGAACAGAATGGAAAACTGGTTTTTATTATGCTGCTCACAAAGCCAAAGTACCTATTTTGTGTGGCTACTTAGATTATAAAAAGAAAATTGCTGGAATTGGCAAGATTATTGACTCGAGTTTACCACTAGAAGAGTGTATGAAACAAATGATGGATTTTTATAAAACCATTAATGGAAAATTTCCCGAGAAGTTTAGCGTTGATAAAAGATATGCTTAA
- a CDS encoding 1-acyl-sn-glycerol-3-phosphate acyltransferase has product MISWCFRLLLKANGWQYDADLTKQYNKCVVIVAPHTSFLDFIYGKAIFDTIGVPAKFAIKKELFFFPFSVLFKRLGGIAIDRTPKNGDTTRISLTEAMINMIQQQDKICLVITPEGSRSSKEQWRTGFYHIAKNAKVPLILGSLDFKTKKGYANTLFEFTDDFDADMRRIMEFYKDKIHLGRFPERGSLDKRFV; this is encoded by the coding sequence ATGATAAGTTGGTGTTTTAGATTGTTGTTAAAAGCAAATGGTTGGCAATATGATGCCGACTTAACCAAACAGTACAATAAATGTGTAGTGATTGTAGCACCACATACTTCGTTTTTAGATTTTATTTATGGCAAAGCTATTTTTGATACCATAGGTGTTCCTGCAAAGTTTGCTATAAAAAAAGAACTGTTCTTTTTTCCATTTTCTGTGCTATTTAAACGATTAGGTGGCATTGCTATAGATAGAACACCAAAAAATGGAGATACTACCAGAATTAGTTTAACCGAAGCCATGATAAATATGATTCAACAACAAGACAAAATTTGTTTGGTCATTACACCAGAAGGAAGTAGAAGCAGCAAAGAGCAATGGCGAACTGGTTTCTATCACATTGCTAAGAATGCAAAAGTGCCATTAATTTTAGGTTCTTTAGATTTTAAAACCAAGAAAGGATATGCCAATACGCTTTTTGAATTTACTGATGATTTTGATGCAGACATGCGTCGAATTATGGAATTCTATAAAGATAAAATTCATTTAGGCAGATTTCCAGAACGAGGCAGTTTAGATAAAAGATTTGTGTAG